From a region of the Arachis ipaensis cultivar K30076 chromosome B09, Araip1.1, whole genome shotgun sequence genome:
- the LOC107618674 gene encoding ent-kaurene oxidase, chloroplastic: MQMDTLALIQAQPFAASLAVAAVSLFLFLYLLNGSRTPAAASLVVGLATSLPKVTVVPGLPIVGNLLQLKDKKPYKTFVQFAQKYGPIYSIRTGASTIIVLNSAHLAKEAMITRYSSISSRKLSNALTILTSNKCMVAISDYNDFHKMVKKLILANVLGPNAQKRHRLHREEMVENMSRQFNEHVKNSSDSPINFRDIFSSQLFGLAMKQGVGSDVESIYVDDFGNKISRKDMYQILVVDIMEGAIEVDWRDFFPYLRWIPNRSMETKIQRMCFRRKAVMKALINEQKKRIASGKKVNCYIDYLLSEAKELTEDQIMMLLWETIIETSDTTLVTSEWAMYELAKDKTRQDRLYSELRDACGNERVTEDHLAKLPYLGAVFHETLRKHSPAPIVPLRHVDEDTQIGGYHIPAGSEIAINIYGCNMDEELWENPEQWMPERFLDDEKYETMDLYKTMAFGAGKRVCAGALQANLIACSSIGRLVQEFEWELAQGEEENVDTVGLTTHRLHPLLVKIKPRSK, encoded by the exons ATGCAAATGGACACTCTGGCCCTTATTCAGGCACAGCCCTTTGCCGCCTCCCTTGCGGTCGCTGCTGTCtcgcttttcctttttctttacctATTAAACGGTAGCCGCACTCCCGCAGCTGCCTCACTTGTGGTTGGTCTTGCTACTTCTCTTCCTAAAGTAACAG TGGTTCCGGGTTTACCGATTGTTGGTAATCTGCTGCAATTGAAGGATAAGAAGCCGTACAAGACATTCGTACAGTTTGCCCAAAAATATGGTCCTATATATTCCATCAGGACCGGTGCTTCCACCATTATCGTTCTCAACTCTGCCCATCTTGCTAAGGAG GCCATGATTACCAGATATTCATCGATTTCATCAAGGAAGCTGTCGAATGCATTAACAATTCTGACTTCCAATAAATGTATGGTTGCTATAAGTGACTACAACGACTTTCACAAAATGGTCAAAAAACTTATTCTTGCAAATGTTCTCGGACCCAATGCACAG AAGCGGCATCGTCTCCACAgagaagaaatggttgaaaacaTGTCTAGGCAGTTTAATGAACATGTGAAGAACTCCTCTGATTCCCCGATTAATTTTAGGGATATATTTTCTTCTCAACTTTTTGGATTGGCAATGAAGCAA GGTGTAGGAAGTGATGTGGAATCCATTTATGTGGATGATTTTGGAAATAAAATATCAAGGAAAGACATGTATCAAATTCTAGTGGTTGATATAATGGAGGGTGCAATTGAGGTTGATTGGCGAGATTTCTTCCCATACTTGAGATGGATTCCAAATAGGAGCATGGAGACAAAAATTCAGAGAATGTGCTTCCGCAGGAAAGCAGTTATGAAAGCATTGATCAATGAGCAGAAGAAGAGAATTGCTTCCGGAAAG AAAGTGAATTGTTACATTGACTACCTGTTATCGGAAGCCAAGGAGCTAACCGAAGACCAAATTATGATGCTTCTTTGGGAGACCATCATAGAGACTTCGGATACTACATTAGTTACGTCCGAATGGGCTATGTATGAACTTGCTAAAGACAAAACACGTCAG GATCGATTATATTCGGAGCTCCGAGATGCATGCGGGAATGAGAGGGTAACAGAAGACCATTTGGCTAAGCTGCCGTATTTAGGGGCTGTATTCCATGAAACTCTGAGGAAGCACAGTCCAGCTCCCATTGTCCCACTAAGGCATGTCGATGAAGATACCCAAATAGGAGGATATCACATTCCCGCTGGGAGCGAG ATTGCTATAAACATATACGGGTGTAACATGGACGAGGAACTGTGGGAAAATCCTGAGCAGTGGATGCCGGAGAGGTTTCTGGATGATGAGAAGTATGAGACCATGGATCTGTACAAGACAATGGCATTTGGGGCGGGGAAGAGGGTGTGCGCAGGGGCTTTGCAGGCGAATCTGATAGCGTGCTCGTCAATTGGGAGACTGGTTCAGGAATTCGAATGGGAGCTGGCTCAAGGCGAGGAGGAGAATGTTGACACAGTCGGCCTTACCACCCACAGGTTGCATCCCCTCCTTGTCAAAATCAAGCCAAGAAGCAAATGA
- the LOC107618992 gene encoding aspartyl protease family protein At5g10770, with amino-acid sequence MAEATTALPVLLSLVGIYLIILANEVHSFEEMTFNLNMRKSQRKQNLGCHPPEARKVKGAIILEMKDTGHCSSVSEKRSHRKQLAQDDLRVRAIQSRIRGASASDKENKNNEIPISSGMKLETLNYVVTLGLGGQNVSMIVDTGSDLTWVQCQPCDSCYDQQGPLFQPSSSPSYQSILCNSTTCRTLIPAPPGACATATNCDYVVNYGDGSYTSGELGVEHLSIGGVWITDFVFGCGRNNKGLFGLASGLMGLGRSHLSIVSQTSSTLGGVFSYCLPSPDAGASGSLVMGNDSSSLFKNVAYARMLSDPQLSSFYILNLTTISVGGVPLLQASSFGKGTLIDSGTVITRLAPSMYRAVKAEFLRQFSDYPSAPGFSILDTCFNLTGYEEVNIPSIRLYFEEVSMNVDVSGILYVVKEDASRVCLALASLSDEYDTPIVGNYQQRNQRVIYDTKNNRLGFAADPCTFTFN; translated from the exons ATGGCGGAGGCAACAACCGCGTTGCCTGTCTTGCTCTCTCTTGTTGGTATTTACCTCATCATACTCGCAAATGAGGTTCACTCCTTTGAAGAGATGACCTTTAACTTGAACATGCGAAAATCGCAGAGGAAACAGAATCTTGGCTGCCACCCACCGGAAGCAA GAAAGGTGAAAGGTGCCATCATACTGGAAATGAAGGACACAGGACACTGTTCCTCTGTCTCTGAGAAAAGGAGCCATCGGAAACAGTTGGCGCAGGATGACCTTCGTGTCCGCGCAATTCAAAGCCGCATTCGGGGTGCGTCTGCCTCAGACAAGGAAAACAAAAACAATGAGATTCCGATAAGCTCAGGCATGAAATTGGAAACGCTTAACTATGTAGTGACTCTGGGGTTGGGTGGGCAGAATGTGAGCATGATAGTTGACACAGGAAGCGATTTGACGTGGGTGCAGTGCCAGCCATGTGACTCCTGCTATGACCAGCAAGGCCCTCTCTTCCAGCCTTCAAGCTCCCCTTCCTACCAATCCATTCTCTGCAATTCAACAACCTGTCGCACCCTAATTCCAGCTCCACCGGGAGCATGTGCAACTGCAACTAATTGTGACTATGTCGTTAACTATGGGGATGGCTCCTACACCTCCGGAGAATTAGGAGTAGAGCACCTCAGCATCGGAGGGGTTTGGATCACCGATTTCGTGTTTGGTTGCGGCAGGAACAACAAAGGCTTATTCGGACTCGCATCGGGCCTTATGGGCCTGGGGAGGAGCCACCTCTCCATCGTCTCTCAAACCAGTTCCACCTTGGGAGGAGTCTTCTCATACTGCCTGCCTTCGCCTGACGCCGGAGCTTCGGGGTCGCTCGTCATGGGGAAtgactcttcttctctcttcaagAATGTTGCCTACGCCAGGATGCTCTCTGATCCGCAGCTTTCCAGCTTCTACATACTCAACCTCACAACCATCAGTGTTGGTGGTGTGCCTCTGCTGCAGGCCTCCAGTTTCGGGAAGGGGACCCTCATTGACTCTGGGACGGTGATCACAAGACTGGCTCCGTCCATGTACAGAGCAGTCAAGGCAGAGTTCTTGAGACAATTTTCGGATTACCCGTCGGCGCCCGGGTTCTCCATATTGGACACGTGTTTCAATCTCACCGGGTATGAGGAAGTGAACATACCCAGCATAAGATTGTACTTTGAGGAGGTGAGCATGAACGTGGACGTCAGTGGCATACTGTACGTGGTGAAAGAGGATGCCTCCCGTGTCTGCCTGGCGCTAGCAAGCCTCTCCGATGAGTACGACACACCCATTGTTGGGAACTACCAGCAGAGGAACCAGAGGGTTATATATGATACCAAAAACAACAGGCTTGGATTTGCTGCAGACCCTTGCACTTTCACTTTCAATTGA
- the LOC107614624 gene encoding heat shock 70 kDa protein 5-like — MATATEKAIGIDLGTTYSCVAVWQNDRVEIIANDQGNRTTPSYVAFTDTERLIGDAAKNQVAMNPQNTVFDAKRLIGRRFSDPSVQSDMRHWPFKVVSGPQDKPMIVVNYKGEQKQFAPEEISSMVLTKMKEIAEAYLGKTIKNAVVTVPAYFNDSQRQATKDAGAIAGLNVMRIINEPTAAAIAYGLDKKASKTGEKNVLIFDLGGGTFDVSLLTIEEGIFEVKATAGDTHLGGEDFDNRLVNHFAAEFKRKHKKDMSSNARALRRLRTACERAKRTLSSTAQTTIEIDSLFEGIDFYATITRARFEELNMDLFRKCMEPVEKCLRDAKVDKAQIHDIVLVGGSTRIPKVQQLLQDFFNGKELCKSINPDEAVAYGAALNNKNI, encoded by the coding sequence ATGGCTACCGCTACTGAGAAAGCCATTGGCATCGATCTAGGCACCACTTACAGCTGCGTGGCCGTGTGGCAAAACGACCGCGTAGAGATCATCGCCAACGACCAAGGCAACCGAACCACTCCTTCGTACGTTGCCTTCACGGACACCGAGCGCCTCATCGGAGATGCTGCCAAGAACCAGGTGGCAATGAACCCACAGAACACGGTGTTCGACGCCAAGCGCCTCATCGGTCGTAGATTCTCCGACCCTTCCGTCCAGAGCGACATGAGGCACTGGCCCTTCAAGGTGGTCTCCGGCCCCCAAGACAAGCCCATGATCGTCGTCAACTACAAAGGCGAGCAGAAGCAGTTCGCACCCGAGGAGATTTCCTCCATGGTGCTCACCAAGATGAAGGAGATCGCCGAGGCCTACCTGGGAAAAACCATCAAGAACGCCGTCGTTACCGTCCCCGCCTACTTCAACGACTCTCAGAGGCAGGCCACCAAGGACGCCGGCGCCATTGCAGGCCTCAACGTCATGAGAATTATCAACGAGCCAACCGCCGCTGCTATTGCCTACGGCTTAGACAAGAAGGCCTCCAAAACTGGCGAGAAGAACGTCCTCATCTTCGACCTCGGGGGTGGCACCTTTGACGTGTCTCTCCTGACTATCGAGGAGGGCATCTTTGAGGTGAAGGCCACTGCCGGAGACACCCACTTGGGGGGCGAGGATTTCGACAACAGGCTGGTGAATCACTTCGCGGCGGAGTTCAAGAGGAAGCACAAGAAGGACATGAGCAGCAACGCGAGAGCGCTACGGAGACTGAGGACAGCGTGTGAGAGGGCCAAGAGGACACTCTCCTCCACCGCACAGACGACCATCGAGATCGACTCGCTCTTTGAAGGTATTGATTTCTACGCGACCATCACTCGGGCCAGGTTCGAGGAACTCAACATGGACCTGTTCAGGAAGTGCATGGAGCCGGTTGAGAAGTGTCTCCGCGATGCCAAGGTTGATAAGGCTCAGATTCACGACATTGTCCTTGTTGGCGGCTCCACCAGAATCCCCAAGGTCCAGCAGCTTCTGCAGGACTTCTTCAATGGCAAGGAGCTCTGCAAGAGCATCAACCCCGACGAGGCCGTGGCTTACGGGGCTGCtctaaacaataaaaatatttaa